The DNA segment GATCAATGATGGCTGCAAGTTCATACTCCTCAACCAGTCTGCGCTGTTCCTCTTTGGAAAGTCCGGATAGTTCTCCCGAACGAAGAATTCTTCTGCTGCGGATTCTCTTTCCTTCTTCGTTGATCAGTCCGCCCAGGTCTCTGAGATTATCAGGTTTTTGTGTCTTCATATTCAGTAACCTCCATGTTTTGTTTTATCAGTATTGGTGTCGCAGCCTACAAAAATAGCCACTGCAGGTTAAAAAGTGACGGGAACATCAGTAAAACACCGAATGTTCCTATAATCATAGTGCCGCAGATAAAAAAACGCAATGCCGTAAATGGAATACAGCTCTTGATTACGGCTGCCATGGTTATTAATATCAAAAGCAGATACATCACCGTCTGTTTTTGTGCCACTGAAAGTGGCGCCAGGAGGGTGACCAGAACAATCATTCCTGTCACCGCCATTGCAAACGGAAGTGCTTTTTTCACAGCATTTTTAAGAAAGCTTCCCCGCGCCTTTCGGGTGTCCGACTCAAAAACAGTAAGAAAAGACGGATATGCTTCGATCGCGGCATCAATCAAAGTAATCTGAAGCGGGATAAACGGGAAAGGCTGATTCATAAGCAGGCAAAACAGCGATACAAGAACGGAATAGATCGTCTTGATAAAAAAGACCCCCGCTGTTCTGGTGACATTGTTGATCACTTTTCTCCCTTCTAAAAGGACTTGCGGAAGGTGTGTAAAATCCGACTCCAAAAGTACAATCTGGGAAATCTGGCGGCTTGCATCGCTTCCTTGTGCCACGGCAATCGAACAATCCGCCTCTCGAAGTGCCAGCAAATCATTTACGCCGTCTCCTGTCATCGCAACGTGATGTCCCTGCCTCTTTAATGCCCGCACCAGTTCCTGCTTTTGTTTGGGAGTGACCCTTGCAAACACTGCATAGTTCTGACAGATATCATCATATGGAATCTCTCCCTTCAGTTCGGACATATCCAACACATCCTCCCAACGTGTCAGCCCGGCTTCCTTTGCAATCATGGAGACGGTCTTTTTATGATCCCCGGAAATGATCTTGACATCCACGTCTTCTTTTCGAAAATAGTCCAGCACTTCCTTTGTGTTTTTACGGATCGTATCCGACATAGAGATCACCGCCAGAGGGAGAATCTGCCCCGGCTCCGGCAGAGCCGTTGTATCTGTCCACATCTTTTTTGTATAGCCGAACGCGACTAGGCGAAAACCTTGCTCCATCTCCTGCTTTGCTTTCGATGGAAGTTCCTGTAAGATTTTTTCCGGTGCCCCTGCAAAGATCGTTCCGATGTTTTCGAAACTGACAGATCCCCACTTCCTACCCGAAGAAAAGGGGATCTTGCGAACGGGTTTGAAGCTTACAGCAGGTGGATATTCGTTTCTCAGAGCCTGTATCGTTGCGTTGTTATCATCGCTTGCCGCCAGGTAGGCCCGTATCATGTTCTCTGCCTCTTCGTCTTTCATGCGTATTTCACCTGCATTTTCCAGAGGAATCCGGGTATGCACCTCCATATTTCCATCTGTGATGGTTCCGGTTTTATCGAGGCAGAGGACATCCACATGGGCCAATGTCTCCAGCGAATAGATATTCTGCACCAGAATTTTCATCTTCGCCAGACGGATGACGCCGACTGCTAAAGAGACGGAAATCAAGAGGACCAACCCTTTTGGCAGCATTCCGAGCAGGGCCGCTGACGAAGAAACAACAGACTCCGAAAAGGACGCCTTCCGAAAATACAGCGATTCCATGAACATGAAAACTCCTAAGGGGACAATCAAAAAACTGGTAAGCCTTGTAACTTTCTTCATCGAGCCCAAA comes from the Blautia liquoris genome and includes:
- a CDS encoding cation-translocating P-type ATPase, encoding MEEPISGLTSLEVQKRRQRGEGNAAQKPMTKTKGQILKDNIFTLFNLLNFIIAVLLFLAGAYTNMVFIAIVLLNIVIGIAQEWKAKKLVDDLSILNHPHMTVVRDGKEVLIETDEIVRDDIMVLESGRQICNDSVVVSGLAEINESLLTGESDAIVKERGDELFSGSSVIAGKCYAKVTHVGASNYADRLAEEAKKEKQIESELLGSMKKVTRLTSFLIVPLGVFMFMESLYFRKASFSESVVSSSAALLGMLPKGLVLLISVSLAVGVIRLAKMKILVQNIYSLETLAHVDVLCLDKTGTITDGNMEVHTRIPLENAGEIRMKDEEAENMIRAYLAASDDNNATIQALRNEYPPAVSFKPVRKIPFSSGRKWGSVSFENIGTIFAGAPEKILQELPSKAKQEMEQGFRLVAFGYTKKMWTDTTALPEPGQILPLAVISMSDTIRKNTKEVLDYFRKEDVDVKIISGDHKKTVSMIAKEAGLTRWEDVLDMSELKGEIPYDDICQNYAVFARVTPKQKQELVRALKRQGHHVAMTGDGVNDLLALREADCSIAVAQGSDASRQISQIVLLESDFTHLPQVLLEGRKVINNVTRTAGVFFIKTIYSVLVSLFCLLMNQPFPFIPLQITLIDAAIEAYPSFLTVFESDTRKARGSFLKNAVKKALPFAMAVTGMIVLVTLLAPLSVAQKQTVMYLLLILITMAAVIKSCIPFTALRFFICGTMIIGTFGVLLMFPSLFNLQWLFL